One window of Quercus robur chromosome 12, dhQueRobu3.1, whole genome shotgun sequence genomic DNA carries:
- the LOC126708428 gene encoding 40S ribosomal protein S15-like has product MTSVLVFDQWGFWFQVDVEADVAVAGQPPKKRTFKKFRFRGVDLDALLDMSTDDLVKLFTARARRRFQRGLKRKPMALIKKLCKAVTISLYLFKFLHILNIWAF; this is encoded by the exons ATGACG TCTGTGCTTGTTTTTGATCAATGGGGTTTTTGGTTTCAAGTAGATGTGGAAGCTGATGTGGCGGTGGCTGGGCAGCCCCCAAAGAAGAGGACGTTCAAGAAGTTCAGATTCAGAGGCGTCGACTTGGATGCGCTTCTGGACATGTCCACCGACGACCTCGTCAAGCTCTTCACTGCCAGAGCTCgcagaag GTTTCAGAGGGGTTTGAAGCGAAAGCCCATGGCTTTGATCAAGAAATTGTGCAAAGCTGTAAccatctctctctatctctttaaatttttacatattttgaatatttgggcATTTTGA
- the LOC126709275 gene encoding AP2/ERF and B3 domain-containing transcription factor At1g50680-like: MEVELSSKSRIDMVVETPHLDDNPKNKNPSSFSGGSSSRFKGVMPLSSGKWGARISHKYKPYWLGAHQKEEQAARAYDRASIKLQRRDAPLNFPWTNYSDQESIFQSQYSNEEILNMIRDQTYSSKFKKFRSNHSSVKGNPTCNLLNDQGISYQLLFQKELTHNDVANKNLLIPKEFALKYFPPLAIIDSVKNEERRESIKLTFYDKHCRSWTFQYSFWKSSKSYVFTNGWSHFLKMNNLNHKDIVFFYRCENEENSVFYMIDAQPKNVENSVSGGNMEQEMGIKGIINNGLDAASMRQEEANKVLKLFGVQIGYLNHQASHQLV, encoded by the coding sequence ATGGAGGTGGAATTGTCTTCAAAATCAAGAATAGACATGGTGGTGGAGACTCCACACTTGGATGATAATCCGAAAAATAAGAATCCGAGTAGTTTTAGTGGAGGCTCCTCCTCTAGATTCAAAGGAGTAATGCCTCTGAGCAGTGGTAAATGGGGTGCACGGATCTCCCATAAGTACAAGCCATATTGGCTTGGAGCACATCAGAAAGAGGAACAGGCAGCCAGGGCTTATGATAGAGCATCCATCAAGCTTCAAAGGCGTGATGCCCCCCTCAACTTCCCTTGGACTAATTACTCTGATCAAGAGAGCATATTCCAAAGCCAGTACTCAAATGAGGAAATTCTGAACATGATCAGGGATCAAACTTACTCATCCAAGTTCAAAAAGTTCCGATCAAATCATTCTTCGGTTAAGGGAAATCCAACATGTAACTTACTGAATGATCAAGGAATCTCATACCAGTTACTCTTTCAGAAGGAATTGACCCACAACGATGTTGCCAACAAGAATTTGCTCATCCCAAAGGAATTTGCATTGAAATACTTCCCACCACTTGCCATCATCGATTCAGTCAAAaatgaagagaggagagagtcCATCAAATTAACCTTCTATGATAAACATTGTCGTTCATGGACTTTTCAATATTCATTTTGGAAGAGTTCCAAGAGCTATGTTTTCACAAATGGCTGGAGTCACTTTCTCAAGATGAATAACTTGAACCATAAAGACATTGTCTTTTTCTACAGATGTGAGAATGAAGAGAACAGTGTGTTTTACATGATAGATGCACAGCCAAAAAATGTGGAAAATTCTGTCTCTGGTGGGAATATGGAGCAGGAAATGGGTATAAAAGGAATCATCAACAATGGCCTAGATGCTGCTAGCATGAGACAAGAGGAGGCAAATAAAGTGCTCAAACTATTTGGTGTGCAGATTGGTTACTTAAACCACCAAGCTTCCCATCAACTCGTTTGA